One part of the Streptomyces ferrugineus genome encodes these proteins:
- a CDS encoding copper resistance CopC/CopD family protein: MTQTIAPRVRTLVLLLLAATGLLLAGAGPVSAHAALTGSDPRQGAVVEKAPTQISLTFSEKVAVSDDSLRVLDPKGERVDKGDPANLSGTAYAVKLDPGLPDGTYTVSYQVVSADSHPVAGAYTFSIGAPSQTSVSVSDQTAGGGVVGTLYGFGRYVSYAGYIVMIGGAAFVLACWQRGAGVRVLQRLTVSGWLALTSATLGLLLLRGSYTGSGKAGDIFDLDLLGQVLQTKTGAALVSRLLLLAAAALFIAVLFGAYEKREDEEKRDLTFGLAIGGTVVAAGLAASWAMSEHASTGLQTGIAMPVDVVHLMAVASWLGGLAALLVALYWAPADTAVDAPAVRRFSRVAFGSVLALVATGIYQSWRQLGSWSAFTDTRYGQLLLVKIGLVVLLVGIAGISRRWTARLAEAVVVKPREEEGASEGEKEHAAARAGAGASESTADAGAGAGPGSGSGKQGAAASDQEGGDSERAAQLARQQAARDTARQKQQRDADPNRFGLRRSVLAEAGVAVVLLAVTTMLTSTEPGRTEEQAKAATAASSADASAAGALTLDMSFDTGGEDGKGVVRVDLDPARVGGNEMHVYVQRPNGRAFDIPEVKVAFTLESQDIGPLPVVPDHISTGHWSANGVQIPVAGEWKIAVTVRTSDVDQTTVSKNAQIG; encoded by the coding sequence TTGACCCAGACCATCGCCCCCCGCGTGCGGACCCTGGTGCTGCTGCTCCTGGCCGCCACCGGCCTGCTCCTCGCCGGTGCCGGGCCGGTCTCCGCGCATGCTGCGCTGACCGGCAGCGACCCCCGGCAGGGGGCGGTGGTCGAGAAGGCCCCGACGCAGATCTCGCTGACCTTCTCCGAGAAGGTCGCCGTGTCCGACGACTCCCTGCGGGTGCTCGACCCCAAGGGCGAGCGTGTCGACAAGGGCGACCCGGCCAACCTCAGCGGCACGGCCTACGCCGTGAAACTCGACCCCGGCCTGCCCGACGGCACGTACACCGTCTCCTACCAGGTGGTGTCCGCGGACAGCCATCCCGTCGCCGGCGCCTACACCTTCTCCATCGGCGCCCCCTCCCAGACCTCCGTCTCCGTCTCCGACCAGACGGCGGGTGGCGGGGTCGTCGGCACGCTCTACGGCTTCGGGCGGTACGTGTCGTACGCCGGCTACATCGTCATGATCGGCGGCGCCGCCTTCGTGCTCGCCTGCTGGCAGCGCGGGGCGGGTGTGCGGGTGCTGCAGCGGCTCACCGTCTCCGGCTGGCTGGCCCTGACCTCCGCCACGCTCGGCCTGCTGCTCCTGCGCGGCTCGTACACCGGCAGCGGCAAGGCCGGCGACATCTTCGACCTGGACCTGCTCGGGCAGGTGCTGCAGACCAAGACGGGCGCGGCGCTGGTGTCCCGGCTGCTGCTGCTCGCCGCGGCGGCACTGTTCATCGCGGTGCTGTTCGGGGCGTACGAGAAGCGGGAGGACGAGGAGAAGCGGGACCTGACCTTCGGGCTCGCCATCGGCGGGACCGTGGTCGCGGCGGGGCTCGCGGCGAGCTGGGCGATGTCCGAGCACGCCTCGACCGGTCTCCAGACCGGGATCGCGATGCCCGTCGACGTCGTCCACCTGATGGCCGTCGCGAGCTGGCTCGGCGGACTCGCCGCACTGCTCGTCGCCCTCTACTGGGCGCCCGCGGACACCGCGGTCGACGCGCCCGCCGTACGACGGTTCTCGCGCGTCGCGTTCGGCAGTGTGCTCGCGCTGGTCGCGACCGGGATCTACCAGTCGTGGCGGCAGCTCGGCTCCTGGTCGGCGTTCACCGACACGCGATACGGGCAGTTGCTGCTGGTCAAGATCGGGCTCGTGGTGCTGCTGGTGGGGATCGCGGGGATCTCGCGGCGGTGGACGGCCCGGCTGGCCGAGGCGGTCGTGGTGAAGCCCCGGGAGGAAGAGGGGGCGAGCGAGGGCGAGAAGGAGCATGCCGCGGCGCGGGCCGGTGCCGGTGCCTCCGAGTCGACGGCTGATGCGGGTGCCGGGGCCGGTCCCGGTTCTGGATCGGGGAAGCAGGGCGCCGCCGCGTCCGACCAGGAGGGCGGCGATTCCGAGCGCGCCGCGCAGCTCGCCCGGCAGCAGGCCGCGAGGGACACGGCGCGGCAGAAGCAGCAGCGGGACGCCGACCCGAACCGGTTCGGACTGCGCCGCTCGGTGCTGGCCGAGGCGGGTGTCGCGGTGGTCCTGCTCGCCGTCACCACCATGCTGACCTCGACCGAACCGGGGCGTACGGAGGAGCAGGCCAAGGCGGCCACGGCGGCCTCGTCCGCGGACGCGTCGGCCGCCGGGGCGCTGACCCTGGACATGTCCTTCGACACCGGCGGAGAGGACGGCAAGGGCGTCGTGCGGGTCGATCTCGATCCCGCGCGCGTGGGCGGCAACGAGATGCACGTCTATGTGCAGCGCCCCAATGGCCGCGCCTTCGACATCCCCGAGGTGAAGGTCGCCTTCACTCTCGAGTCCCAGGACATCGGGCCGCTGCCCGTCGTTCCCGACCACATCTCCACCGGACACTGGTCGGCGAACGGAGTGCAGATCCCCGTGGCCGGCGAATGGAAGATCGCCGTGACCGTACGGACCTCCGACGTCGACCAGACCACCGTCTCCAAGAACGCGCAGATCGGCTGA